In Lactococcus protaetiae, the genomic window TTCTCCAAGTGAGTCTACTTCAACAACAAAAGTTGTATGTGTGAGTTCTTGATTTTCTGTAACACCAGCAGAAATACTGATGATGTTGACCTGTCTGCGATTTAAAACCGCAGTAAATCGATTCAAAATTCCCGTCACATTATGAAGTCTGGCAATAATCATTCTACGCATGATTTACCTCCTCTGAAGCTCCAGTGATTGCATCAGTTCCATCAGTGAAATACACTCCTAAAATTTCATCATTATGGGCTCCAGCAGGTACCATTGGTAGAACTTGCTCCGCTTGTGAAATATTAATTTCAATCAACATCGGCACATCTTCGGATAGAACCTTGAGTTCCTCAGACAAAGTTGTAGGATCCTCCAATTTTAAATGCTTGATTCCATAGGCTTCAGCAAGTAATTGAAAGTTAGGTTCTGCATCAAAAACAGACTGGCTTCGTCGTTCATCATAAAAGGACTCTTGCCATTGACGTACCATTCCTAGCGAATGATTATTCACTAAGACAACTTTGATTGGGATATGATAACCATTGAGTAAGGCAAGTTCTTGATTCGTCATCTGAAAACCACCGTCGCCGACAAAAAGAATAACATTTTTTTCGGGATGTGCCAATTTTGCACCAATAGCAGCGGGAACACCAAATCCCATCGTTCCCATCCCACCTGATGTAATCAGTTGACGTGGATTTTTATAGGGATAATACTGAGCAGCCCACATTTGATGCTGACCGACATCTGTCACAATGATTGCATCACCGTCAGTGTACTGACCAATCCATTCAATCGCTTGTTGTGGACGTATGAAATCGTTAACTTTACCATAACTAAATGGCGCACGATGTTTATTTTCAAGAACATGTGCTGTCCATTCATCAAAATCTGTGGCTACTCTGTCAGCACTGACAAGAATTTGTAGCGCCTCCTTCAAATCACTGACAATGGGGATCTGAGTTTTGACGATTTTTCCAAGCTCTGCTGGGTCAATATCAATATGTGCAACAACAGCATTTTCAGCAAAACGAGTAGGATTTGACACCAAACGGTCATCAAAACGCGAACCAAAATTAATGATATAGTCTGCCTCGACCAACGCCATATTGGAGGCATAAGAACCATGCATTCCACCCATCCCTAATTGCAGAGGATTCTCAATCGGCACCGTTCCAAGTCCAAGTAAAGTCGACACCACAGGGATACGATATTTATCAATAAAAGCGCGTAATTCCTCTGTTGCCTCAGCATAATTTATCCCACCACCAGCAATGACAAGTGGTTTTTTACTGACAGAAAGTTGTGTCAGCAGTTTTGATAGCTGATTTTTGTCAGCGTGTTCTGTCGCATGATAATTTGGTAAATTAATTTTAGGATCGTTAATTTCAGTGACTTCGATTGTTGAAACATCTTTTGGCAAATCAATCTCAACAGGCCCAGGACGACCTGTATGCGCTAAATAATAAGCCTCTGTTACAATTCTTGGAATATCAGCTGTATCTCGGATTTGGTAACTATACTTAGTAATTGGTGCAGTGATACCAACGGTATCAGCCTCTTGAAAGGCGTCTTTACCAATTGAAGCACGTCCCACCTGACCTGTAAAAACAAGTAGTGGCACTGAATCCAAGTAGGCATCCGCAATACCAGTCACAGTATTTGTTGCACCAGGACCACTCGTTACGACCACAACACCAACCTTTCCAGAAGATTTAGCATAACCCTCTGCCTCATGAACGGCACCTTGCTCATGGCGAGCCAGAATATGCTGGATGCCCTCAAAGCCATGAATTGCATCATATAAAGGAAGCATTGCACCACCAGGATATCCAAATATGATATCTACTCCAAGGTCTTTTAGAGTTTCAAGGACTAATTGAGAGCCAGATTTAGCAGTTTTTAACTTTATTTTTTTCATTCAATCCTTCCTAATGAAGTCAAGACTTATTCAGTGGGAGTTTCGTAAAACATTTGTCCATTTTCTCTAGTCGCTGAAGCGACTGATAAAAGGGCAACTCGCCGCTGAATTTAGTCG contains:
- a CDS encoding acetolactate synthase large subunit gives rise to the protein MKKIKLKTAKSGSQLVLETLKDLGVDIIFGYPGGAMLPLYDAIHGFEGIQHILARHEQGAVHEAEGYAKSSGKVGVVVVTSGPGATNTVTGIADAYLDSVPLLVFTGQVGRASIGKDAFQEADTVGITAPITKYSYQIRDTADIPRIVTEAYYLAHTGRPGPVEIDLPKDVSTIEVTEINDPKINLPNYHATEHADKNQLSKLLTQLSVSKKPLVIAGGGINYAEATEELRAFIDKYRIPVVSTLLGLGTVPIENPLQLGMGGMHGSYASNMALVEADYIINFGSRFDDRLVSNPTRFAENAVVAHIDIDPAELGKIVKTQIPIVSDLKEALQILVSADRVATDFDEWTAHVLENKHRAPFSYGKVNDFIRPQQAIEWIGQYTDGDAIIVTDVGQHQMWAAQYYPYKNPRQLITSGGMGTMGFGVPAAIGAKLAHPEKNVILFVGDGGFQMTNQELALLNGYHIPIKVVLVNNHSLGMVRQWQESFYDERRSQSVFDAEPNFQLLAEAYGIKHLKLEDPTTLSEELKVLSEDVPMLIEINISQAEQVLPMVPAGAHNDEILGVYFTDGTDAITGASEEVNHA